One region of Magnetococcus sp. PR-3 genomic DNA includes:
- a CDS encoding HD-GYP domain-containing protein, which produces MDMTWHTVTGSSRYRPTQRLPVASMTASSSSHSGTASAEKSYPLDDEILHAKLVLTRDVVLDGVTYLTSGSDLEPRTVARLINLGIEEVFAKPKIADTVKQAATRLDAMFDATRAVVFAEGVKSTRDAMEVLKRKGRLDLQPFKEEIGGLLEEIMDHYTEFAAESIKELSEHDEPTVVHGVETALFCVELAKAMQWPKARVIQAGLSGMLHDVGKAAVSKDILNHRGPLNQAQREEVERHPLIGYLMLSNNEELHDISAFCAGAHHESFKPDSRGYGILSDYTELKGDPSQLYSPQEQEIAQLVCIADVFSALREGYSLKGPASPLETLIEMNRMATGGRFNPQLYKAWYKQFKRKHRLLLQKGLMIAMPAQLEGTLQLPSGEILSVPEQELRISFEEIGKLQILPKLLAIGCKLPELKRRNGITGHLLDLAGIHLDTGQLHEMGVQVEKPVHYNLVLVDTDHVDRVQCLVMKHGDTLKDLQIALGKKRLDPIQKQLLELRNIPIDFKPLIACPI; this is translated from the coding sequence ATGGATATGACATGGCATACTGTGACCGGTTCTTCCCGTTATCGGCCTACACAGAGACTTCCTGTTGCATCCATGACTGCTTCTTCCTCTTCCCATAGCGGTACCGCTTCCGCTGAAAAGTCTTATCCGCTGGATGATGAGATCCTGCACGCCAAATTGGTCTTAACCCGTGATGTGGTGTTAGATGGTGTAACCTATTTAACCAGTGGATCAGATCTGGAACCCCGCACCGTTGCCCGTTTGATTAATTTGGGTATTGAAGAGGTTTTTGCCAAACCTAAGATTGCAGATACCGTTAAGCAAGCGGCAACCCGACTGGATGCCATGTTTGATGCCACCCGTGCTGTGGTCTTTGCTGAAGGGGTCAAGTCTACCCGTGATGCGATGGAGGTGCTCAAACGTAAAGGGCGGTTAGATTTACAACCCTTTAAGGAAGAGATCGGTGGTCTGCTTGAAGAGATTATGGACCACTATACCGAATTTGCCGCTGAGAGCATTAAAGAGCTTAGTGAGCATGATGAGCCCACGGTGGTACATGGGGTAGAGACTGCTCTGTTCTGTGTGGAGCTGGCCAAAGCGATGCAGTGGCCCAAGGCGCGGGTTATCCAAGCTGGCCTATCGGGCATGTTGCACGATGTAGGTAAAGCGGCGGTGAGCAAGGATATCCTTAACCATCGAGGACCGTTGAACCAAGCCCAGCGTGAAGAGGTGGAACGCCACCCCCTGATTGGGTATCTCATGCTCTCTAATAATGAAGAGCTGCACGATATATCGGCCTTCTGCGCCGGGGCCCACCATGAGAGCTTTAAACCTGACAGCCGTGGCTATGGCATCCTCAGTGACTATACAGAATTAAAAGGGGATCCCAGTCAGCTCTACTCACCCCAGGAACAGGAAATTGCTCAACTGGTCTGTATTGCAGATGTTTTTTCCGCCCTACGAGAAGGCTACAGCTTAAAAGGTCCCGCCTCACCTTTGGAAACATTGATTGAGATGAACCGGATGGCTACAGGGGGTCGTTTTAACCCCCAACTGTACAAAGCATGGTATAAGCAGTTTAAGCGTAAACATCGTCTTCTGTTGCAAAAGGGCTTGATGATTGCCATGCCCGCCCAGTTGGAAGGCACCCTGCAACTCCCCAGTGGTGAGATCCTCTCTGTCCCAGAGCAGGAGCTCCGTATTAGCTTTGAAGAGATTGGGAAGCTACAGATCCTACCCAAGCTGCTGGCGATTGGTTGTAAGTTACCTGAGCTCAAACGACGCAATGGTATTACCGGACATCTACTTGATCTGGCGGGTATTCATTTGGATACCGGGCAGTTGCATGAGATGGGTGTACAGGTTGAAAAACCGGTACATTATAATTTAGTCTTGGTTGATACCGACCATGTTGACCGGGTGCAGTGCTTGGTCATGAAACATGGGGATACCTTAAAAGATCTTCAGATTGCCTTAGGTAAAAAACGCTTGGATCCCATCCAAAAACAGCTTTTGGAACTGCGTAACATCCCCATTGACTTTAAACCGCTGATCGCTTGCCCCATCTAG
- a CDS encoding GNAT family N-acetyltransferase gives MTHIRLANRSDQPTIIDLVAQLLDEIMQRSGGKHFDMDRKQSLSLLEEWLKDGSYSVLIAEQAQEIVGCATMVESRSLYAGGSFLSVPELYVVPALRSHGVGKLLLDAVIAHAQANRWDRIELTTPPLPMFDKTVAFYKQNGFERAGGYKMKRIIQKPI, from the coding sequence ATGACACATATCAGATTGGCAAACCGTTCCGATCAACCCACCATTATCGATCTGGTTGCTCAGTTGCTGGATGAGATTATGCAGCGTAGCGGTGGCAAACACTTTGATATGGATCGCAAACAGAGCCTCTCGCTTTTAGAGGAGTGGCTGAAGGATGGCTCCTACTCTGTGCTAATCGCTGAACAGGCACAGGAGATTGTAGGTTGTGCCACCATGGTAGAGAGCCGTTCTCTTTACGCTGGCGGGAGTTTTCTATCGGTACCTGAACTCTATGTTGTACCGGCACTACGCAGCCATGGTGTTGGTAAATTATTGTTGGATGCGGTCATCGCTCACGCCCAAGCCAACCGCTGGGATCGTATTGAGCTGACCACTCCCCCTTTGCCAATGTTTGACAAAACGGTTGCCTTTTATAAGCAAAATGGGTTTGAACGGGCAGGGGGTTATAAGATGAAGCGTATCATCCAAAAACCCATTTAA
- a CDS encoding sigma 54-interacting transcriptional regulator: MDDAEFLEGLLHLESELEQAPVVREGHDYTMLTSFYLESLPRAMNCEGAQLFLLDGNQWYQVFADPLHREPATLESSSSIIRCVESNQAVLTRQPGREARLCMPLISRVRRRVLGVIELQRSGSDAQFDAEDLKRLEPGAENLCQALDNLLVTGAFLTEDGQELPHLPPVDTSIRSVGVVAESGVMKEVFALANTLSAVPVNVFISGENGTGKEVVSRYIHDNSAVAEQPFVAVNCAAIPESLAESEFFGYEKGAFTGAVGSRKGHFEAAHGGILFLDEIADLPLSIQPKFLRALQEQVGQRLGGQKTIDYHFRVISATNKDIRQEVTAGRFREDLFYRLFAVDIHIPPLRERQEEVLPLAHAFLQDINNRFGKEVAGLSSEVSQLFQSYHWPGNVRQLRREIERLVALTPDGEPIGLGACSSELRHGSATSEPLETSALPLTGMAQPMTGDYYPLQPHQPLAPQLAQFERRLIEMALEQHNHNRTHAAKQLGITRQWLLKRLRRYEQEDGVMDDG, translated from the coding sequence ATGGATGATGCCGAATTTTTGGAAGGTTTGCTGCACCTGGAGTCTGAACTGGAACAGGCCCCCGTGGTGCGTGAAGGGCATGACTACACCATGCTCACCAGCTTCTATCTGGAGAGCTTGCCCCGTGCTATGAACTGTGAGGGAGCCCAGCTTTTTTTGCTGGATGGCAACCAGTGGTATCAGGTTTTTGCCGACCCGCTCCACCGGGAACCAGCCACACTGGAGAGCAGCAGTTCGATCATACGGTGTGTGGAGAGTAATCAGGCTGTTTTAACCCGGCAACCAGGGCGCGAGGCACGGTTGTGCATGCCGCTGATCAGTCGGGTACGGAGGCGTGTACTGGGTGTCATTGAGCTCCAGCGTAGTGGTTCTGATGCCCAGTTTGATGCGGAAGATCTGAAACGGTTGGAACCTGGGGCAGAAAATCTCTGCCAAGCTTTGGATAACCTTTTGGTGACCGGTGCTTTTTTAACGGAAGATGGTCAGGAGTTACCCCACCTTCCCCCTGTTGATACCTCCATTCGCAGTGTCGGCGTGGTGGCGGAGAGCGGGGTGATGAAAGAGGTCTTTGCCTTAGCCAACACCTTAAGTGCAGTGCCGGTTAATGTTTTTATCAGTGGGGAGAACGGTACAGGCAAAGAGGTGGTCTCCCGCTATATTCACGACAACAGCGCGGTTGCAGAACAACCTTTTGTGGCGGTTAACTGCGCTGCTATTCCGGAATCCTTAGCTGAAAGTGAATTTTTTGGCTACGAAAAAGGGGCTTTTACCGGTGCCGTAGGTAGCCGTAAAGGTCATTTTGAGGCAGCTCATGGGGGCATTCTGTTTTTGGATGAAATTGCCGATCTTCCCCTCTCCATACAGCCAAAATTTCTGCGTGCACTGCAAGAGCAGGTAGGCCAACGTTTGGGTGGTCAAAAAACCATCGACTACCATTTTCGGGTGATCAGTGCCACCAATAAGGATATTCGCCAAGAGGTGACAGCAGGACGCTTTCGGGAAGATCTGTTCTACCGTCTGTTTGCGGTCGATATTCATATCCCCCCTCTACGGGAGCGGCAAGAGGAGGTACTGCCCCTGGCCCATGCCTTTTTACAGGATATCAACAACCGCTTTGGTAAAGAGGTGGCCGGATTATCCTCAGAGGTTTCTCAGTTGTTTCAGAGCTACCACTGGCCAGGCAATGTGCGCCAACTCCGCCGAGAAATTGAACGGCTGGTTGCCTTAACCCCCGATGGCGAGCCTATTGGGTTAGGGGCCTGTTCGTCAGAGCTACGCCATGGTTCCGCTACCTCAGAACCGTTGGAAACCTCTGCCTTACCCCTTACGGGCATGGCACAGCCCATGACTGGGGATTATTATCCGCTACAGCCCCATCAACCTCTGGCCCCACAGTTGGCTCAGTTTGAACGTCGACTCATTGAGATGGCACTGGAACAGCATAACCATAACCGTACCCATGCGGCCAAACAGCTGGGTATTACCCGCCAGTGGTTACTGAAACGTCTGCGCCGTTATGAGCAGGAGGATGGGGTGATGGATGACGGGTGA
- a CDS encoding STAS domain-containing protein, with the protein MLELSKQVDEDTGVVILTLAGRFDVNSIPAFQDAYAEHPPGTQFKIYLEKVTYIDSAAFGLFHALKQHLGSQGRVMLFNPSENVTQTLQMLGAHRTFEVIRITTSKPFMDNMDEGGF; encoded by the coding sequence ATGTTAGAACTATCCAAACAGGTCGATGAAGATACTGGGGTTGTTATTCTCACCCTGGCAGGTCGCTTTGATGTTAACAGCATCCCAGCTTTTCAGGATGCTTATGCCGAACACCCGCCTGGTACACAGTTTAAGATTTACCTGGAGAAGGTTACCTATATCGACAGTGCCGCCTTTGGTCTGTTTCACGCACTTAAACAGCATCTGGGCAGCCAAGGCCGTGTGATGCTATTTAACCCTTCTGAGAACGTTACTCAGACGCTACAAATGCTCGGGGCCCATCGTACCTTTGAAGTTATCCGTATTACGACAAGCAAACCTTTTATGGATAATATGGATGAAGGCGGCTTTTAA
- a CDS encoding PhnD/SsuA/transferrin family substrate-binding protein — protein MNIKGMKKQQTWVAMVIGLCLLAWLPPSWAADAYEIRIGVLAKRGPQKALERWQATARYLSEKIPEHRFRIVPMQFEEAPILVEKELVDLTITNPAIYADLAVRFNVQRIVTLKNRLSSKQNITRFGSVIFTRKYNQNFRRIQDLANARLAAVHDTSLGGWIMALKTFQNHGLNRGDFSNVTFLNNHDPVVEGVLEGRFEAGVVRTGHLEKMVQEGRITLNQLQVIRPLKHEGFPLLVSTRLYPEWPVAKARHTDNRLALKVAMALMALTAEEPAALKAGIAGWSIPENYQSIHELLQDLQLPPYETFNTLSPGRVVHTYWYWMVLILFVVLIQTWLTRRVIKLNRALKSRQQKVQESEMRMRATFEQVASGIVLTHADGRLDRANHAFCAMTGYSAREIRQKNLNDFTDPLQMSQEIPLFEKMRQGALDHFTLQKQLLTKGGASLPVLFSISCVRDEKGDIQQLIGVANDLSSIKKLQQDVRSEQQLKTTILDIAGDGILGIDTQGCHSFVNPAASHILGWSVDELIGQPTHAMWHHHYKDGKPFPEQDCPITSVLTNGQTLRSTNAWLWRKDGSGFAAEYISTAIVEEDEITGAVVVFRAVTETQTQEEPTLMA, from the coding sequence ATGAACATCAAGGGAATGAAAAAACAACAGACCTGGGTGGCGATGGTGATCGGTCTGTGTTTACTGGCTTGGCTACCGCCTAGCTGGGCAGCTGATGCGTATGAGATACGTATTGGGGTTTTAGCCAAACGGGGCCCCCAAAAAGCACTGGAACGTTGGCAGGCAACCGCACGCTATTTAAGTGAAAAAATTCCAGAGCATCGTTTTCGCATTGTCCCCATGCAGTTTGAAGAAGCCCCTATTTTGGTTGAAAAAGAGTTGGTGGATCTCACCATCACCAACCCAGCGATCTACGCAGACTTGGCGGTACGTTTTAATGTTCAACGTATCGTTACCTTAAAGAACCGGCTCTCCAGCAAACAGAACATTACCCGCTTTGGCAGTGTTATCTTTACCCGCAAATACAACCAAAATTTCCGCCGCATTCAAGATCTGGCCAATGCGCGCCTAGCCGCTGTTCATGATACCTCTCTTGGGGGTTGGATCATGGCTTTGAAAACTTTTCAGAACCATGGTTTAAACCGCGGTGATTTTAGTAATGTCACCTTCTTAAACAACCATGATCCTGTGGTAGAAGGGGTTTTGGAAGGACGCTTTGAAGCAGGTGTGGTACGTACAGGTCACCTGGAAAAAATGGTTCAGGAAGGTCGTATTACTTTAAATCAACTTCAGGTCATCCGCCCACTCAAGCATGAGGGCTTTCCGCTTTTAGTCTCGACCCGTCTCTATCCAGAATGGCCCGTCGCCAAAGCTCGGCATACGGATAATCGGCTGGCGTTAAAAGTAGCCATGGCTTTGATGGCGCTAACTGCTGAAGAACCGGCCGCGCTAAAAGCCGGGATTGCCGGTTGGTCGATCCCAGAGAACTACCAGAGTATTCATGAGCTGTTGCAAGATCTTCAGCTTCCACCTTATGAGACCTTTAATACCTTATCGCCTGGACGGGTGGTTCACACGTATTGGTATTGGATGGTATTGATCCTATTCGTTGTATTGATCCAGACCTGGCTAACCCGACGGGTTATCAAGCTCAACCGCGCACTAAAAAGCCGTCAACAAAAAGTACAAGAGAGTGAAATGCGCATGCGGGCCACCTTTGAACAGGTTGCCTCAGGTATCGTTTTAACCCACGCCGATGGCCGTTTGGATCGCGCCAACCACGCCTTTTGTGCCATGACCGGTTACAGTGCCCGTGAGATACGTCAGAAAAATTTAAACGATTTTACAGACCCGCTGCAGATGAGCCAGGAGATCCCCCTATTTGAAAAAATGCGTCAAGGGGCATTAGACCATTTTACCCTTCAAAAACAGCTTCTCACCAAAGGTGGTGCCTCACTACCTGTGCTGTTCTCCATCTCCTGTGTTAGAGATGAAAAAGGGGATATACAGCAACTCATTGGTGTCGCCAATGATCTCTCTTCCATCAAAAAACTGCAGCAGGATGTCCGCAGCGAACAGCAGCTTAAAACCACCATACTAGATATTGCTGGAGATGGAATTTTAGGGATTGATACTCAAGGGTGTCACTCCTTTGTTAACCCAGCGGCTTCACACATATTGGGTTGGTCGGTAGATGAGTTAATTGGTCAACCCACCCATGCCATGTGGCACCATCACTATAAAGACGGTAAGCCTTTTCCTGAACAGGATTGCCCAATTACCTCAGTATTAACCAACGGTCAAACGTTGCGCAGTACCAATGCGTGGTTATGGCGTAAAGATGGCAGTGGCTTTGCCGCTGAGTACATCAGCACAGCCATTGTTGAAGAGGATGAGATAACCGGAGCGGTTGTGGTCTTTCGGGCCGTCACGGAAACTCAAACACAGGAAGAACCCACTCTAATGGCGTAA
- a CDS encoding ATP-binding protein: MAFVHTAWKQIRQFKWSSYLLLFLLILVAIGTVFTFQLRQSQHQFDLNQIQKSAALLKQARDRLSVDLKDVQSDLMFLASHPLIQRMDTTPTPEASHIQALTQHFLAMSQLKGRYDQIRLINLHGDEVIRINYGYGDPVAVTKNTLQSKKHRYYFTESIALNAGQIFISPLDLNIEHKQVEVPFKPMLRLATPIFNRQGDKLGVIILNYLGKHSLDALRNLTTDYRGHLLMLNEQGYYLLGFRREQEWAFMFSEHNGDNFAWHNPRSWHIIQTHERNFVERPEGHYEFTTLSLPKMVGNQQGVCQSCRWKLIAYSPNHLRDEHTMRMFKRLLPFYAITTTLAALLLLLLLLNRQKRARWQQEAESLNRAIRAERDLFIGGPCVIFKWRNSYGWPVEYVSENLTEVLGYHTKHFLQGESSYTGIVVPEYLSRVTREIKQATQQKRDWFEHEPYEVVNAQGKRRWIRDITTLLRNGTGDITHYYGYIIDITDQKLAEQKLEQAHQDIQTVIDTLADATMVVNVDDYRVTMLNQAAQKLYSRQGQVAIGEVTCHELTHRVKYPCDGINDPCTLQAVIEQRKTVRLVHNHQDTAGRPFFVEITASPIFNAAGDVIQIVESQRDITQRMALEQALREAKRSAEDASRAKSAFLATMSHDIRTPMNAVLGMAELLLESDLDTEQHYHVKTINRAGEALLALINDVLDLSKIEAGEMSLEQISFDLHRLIQGTLDILRIKAEEKNLTLTCDISSEVPQYVEGDPERIRQVLLNLLGNALKFTQQGSIIVTLSTLPDGRIRFEVVDSGIGIAEDKLVTIFQPFSQAEAATARKFGGTGLGLSICQRLVDAMHGEISVESEPEKGSTFYFILPLNLAQKPQHHAHGQAQISQHDQTVLPMHILVVDDAADNRRLLRAFLKKTPHQLKEATGGDKALQMVKDQHFDLVLMDVQMPGSMDGYETTEAIRQWEQEQKLACLPVIILTAHAMREDIERSKQAGSQMHLTKPIRKIQLLEAIQQFQPREA; encoded by the coding sequence ATGGCTTTTGTCCACACCGCCTGGAAACAGATTCGTCAGTTCAAGTGGAGTAGCTATCTTCTGCTATTCCTGCTGATACTTGTGGCCATTGGTACGGTGTTTACTTTTCAATTACGTCAAAGCCAACATCAGTTTGATCTGAACCAGATCCAAAAATCTGCCGCCCTCTTAAAACAGGCACGGGATCGGTTAAGTGTCGACCTTAAAGATGTACAGAGTGACCTCATGTTTCTGGCCAGCCATCCGCTCATCCAGCGGATGGATACCACCCCAACACCAGAAGCATCCCATATTCAGGCACTAACCCAACATTTTTTGGCCATGAGCCAATTAAAAGGGCGTTATGACCAGATCCGTTTGATCAACCTGCATGGGGATGAAGTTATCCGTATTAATTACGGTTATGGGGATCCTGTGGCGGTAACAAAGAACACCTTACAATCCAAAAAACACCGCTATTATTTTACTGAATCCATCGCCCTTAATGCCGGTCAGATCTTTATCTCACCCTTGGATCTAAATATTGAACATAAACAGGTTGAGGTGCCGTTTAAACCGATGCTTCGTCTGGCAACACCCATTTTTAACCGCCAGGGTGACAAGCTTGGGGTGATCATACTTAACTATCTGGGCAAACATAGTTTAGATGCCCTACGTAACCTGACAACCGATTATCGGGGTCACCTGCTCATGTTAAATGAACAGGGCTACTATCTATTGGGATTTCGCCGGGAGCAGGAGTGGGCTTTTATGTTCTCAGAGCATAATGGCGATAATTTTGCGTGGCACAACCCCCGCAGCTGGCACATTATTCAAACCCATGAACGCAACTTTGTGGAACGACCTGAGGGACATTATGAGTTTACCACACTCTCTTTACCCAAAATGGTGGGCAACCAACAAGGGGTCTGCCAAAGTTGCCGCTGGAAGCTCATTGCCTACTCCCCCAACCATCTGCGTGATGAACATACCATGCGTATGTTTAAACGTTTATTACCCTTTTATGCCATCACCACCACCCTCGCAGCTCTACTCTTGTTGCTGCTGCTACTCAACCGACAAAAACGCGCCCGTTGGCAACAAGAGGCTGAATCCCTAAACCGAGCCATTCGAGCAGAGCGTGATCTCTTTATTGGAGGCCCTTGTGTCATTTTTAAATGGCGCAACAGCTATGGCTGGCCGGTGGAATATGTCTCAGAAAACCTGACGGAAGTTCTTGGCTACCACACCAAACATTTCCTACAGGGTGAGTCCAGCTATACCGGCATTGTGGTACCAGAATATCTAAGCCGGGTTACCCGTGAGATTAAACAAGCCACCCAACAAAAACGGGATTGGTTTGAGCATGAACCCTATGAAGTGGTCAATGCTCAAGGCAAGCGCCGCTGGATCCGGGATATCACAACCCTGTTACGTAACGGCACGGGTGACATTACCCATTATTATGGCTACATCATTGATATTACAGATCAAAAACTAGCTGAACAAAAGCTGGAACAAGCCCATCAGGATATACAAACCGTGATCGATACATTGGCCGATGCCACCATGGTGGTCAATGTGGATGATTACCGGGTCACCATGCTCAATCAAGCCGCCCAAAAGCTCTATAGCCGCCAGGGTCAGGTTGCCATTGGTGAGGTAACATGCCACGAATTAACCCACCGTGTTAAGTACCCCTGTGATGGTATAAATGACCCTTGTACGCTACAGGCGGTTATTGAACAGCGAAAAACCGTACGTTTAGTGCACAACCATCAAGATACCGCCGGGCGACCTTTTTTTGTGGAGATCACCGCCAGTCCCATTTTTAATGCAGCCGGTGACGTCATACAGATTGTCGAATCCCAAAGGGATATCACCCAACGCATGGCCTTGGAACAGGCCCTGCGGGAGGCCAAACGTAGTGCGGAAGATGCCAGCCGTGCCAAAAGTGCCTTTTTGGCAACCATGAGCCATGATATTCGTACCCCAATGAATGCGGTATTGGGTATGGCTGAGCTACTTCTAGAGAGTGATCTGGATACCGAACAACACTATCACGTCAAAACCATTAACCGAGCCGGTGAGGCGTTGTTGGCTCTGATCAATGATGTGCTGGATCTATCCAAAATTGAAGCTGGAGAGATGAGCCTGGAACAGATCTCTTTTGATCTGCACAGATTGATCCAAGGGACTTTGGATATTTTACGTATTAAGGCTGAGGAGAAAAACCTTACCCTAACCTGCGATATTTCATCGGAAGTCCCCCAATATGTTGAAGGTGACCCAGAACGCATACGCCAAGTCTTACTCAATCTCCTAGGTAATGCCTTAAAGTTCACCCAACAAGGCTCGATCATCGTCACACTTAGTACGTTACCAGATGGTCGTATTCGATTTGAGGTGGTAGATAGCGGTATTGGTATTGCTGAAGATAAACTGGTCACCATCTTCCAACCTTTCTCTCAGGCTGAAGCGGCCACGGCACGTAAGTTTGGGGGTACAGGTCTTGGTCTCTCCATTTGCCAACGTTTGGTGGACGCCATGCATGGTGAGATCAGTGTGGAGAGTGAACCTGAAAAGGGCAGTACCTTCTACTTTATTCTCCCTTTGAATCTGGCCCAAAAACCACAACATCACGCCCATGGCCAAGCACAGATTTCACAACACGATCAAACCGTGCTGCCCATGCATATACTGGTGGTGGATGATGCCGCGGATAATCGCCGATTACTGCGGGCATTCTTAAAGAAAACGCCCCATCAACTCAAAGAAGCCACTGGGGGGGATAAAGCTTTACAGATGGTCAAAGATCAACACTTTGACCTGGTACTGATGGATGTGCAGATGCCTGGCAGTATGGATGGTTATGAGACCACAGAGGCGATTCGTCAGTGGGAACAGGAACAGAAGCTGGCTTGCTTACCGGTCATTATATTAACCGCACATGCCATGCGTGAGGATATTGAGCGAAGTAAACAAGCTGGCAGCCAAATGCACCTGACCAAGCCGATTCGTAAAATACAGCTGTTGGAAGCGATACAGCAGTTTCAACCAAGAGAAGCATAA